In the Oncorhynchus keta strain PuntledgeMale-10-30-2019 chromosome 29, Oket_V2, whole genome shotgun sequence genome, one interval contains:
- the LOC118362059 gene encoding uncharacterized protein C14orf132-like, which yields MDLSFIAAQIPVMTGAFMDSSPNDNYSADHSLFNSSASVHAASAATSAQTQQDDQSSSSDAIWLWIAIIATIGNIVVVGVVYAFTF from the coding sequence ATCCCAGTCATGACGGGGGCCTTCATGGACTCCTCACCCAATGACAACTACAGTGCCGACCACTCGCTCTTCAATTCCTCGGCCAGTGTCCACGCCGCCTCTGCGGCGACCTCAGCCCAGACCCAGCAGGACGACCAGTCCTCGTCCAGTGATGCCATCTGGCTCTGGATTGCCATCATCGCTACTATCGGCAACATTGTGGTGGTGGGAGTGGTCTACGCATTCACCTTCTGA